Part of the Chromatiaceae bacterium genome is shown below.
GCCCAGGATCAGGACCTCCGGGCGGTAGCTCACGATGGCTTCGAAGTGGCTCGAGCGCAGTGTCTCGATACGGTCCGGTTCCCAGTCGGTGATCAACCGGTCGCGCAGGATGATCAGGCTGGTGCTGTAGCTGTGTTCGCGGATGCGAACCCTGCCGGGCTCATAACTGCTGACCATGTTGACGTTGCCGGCATTGTCCAGGGCCATTTTCATTCGCATCTCCAGCGCGGGCCGGGTCATGGGTGGTCCGCGAGTTGGTGGCTAATCGGTTAATTTCATTGACATTTTGACAAACGCTGCTGTAGCGTACGAGGTTTGATTTTTGCCGCCCTGTGCGCCCGAGGTCTCGTCGTGTCGTCGCCCGAAATGGAAGATTTCCCCAGAATCAAACGCTTGCCGCCGTACGTGTTCGCGATCGTGAACGAACTGAAGGCGGCTGCGCGTGCGCGCGGCGAGGACATCATCGATTTTGGCATGGGCAACCCGGATCAGCCGACGCCCAAACACATTGTCGACAAGCTGGTCGAGGCGGCGCAGCGCGGCGACACCCATCGCTATTCGGTGTCGCGTGGCATTCCGCGCCTGCGCCGCGCGATCTGCCGGTGGTACAAGGACCAGTACGACGTCGATCTCGATCCCGACAGTCAGGCGATCGTCACCATCGGTTCTAAGGAGGGGCTGGCTCACCTGGCGCTGGCGTGCATGGGACCGGGCGATTCGGTGCTGGTGCCGAACCCGGCCTATCCGATCCACCCCTACGGCTTCATCATCGCGGGTGCCGACGTGCGCCATGTGCCGATGACCCCGGAGCATGACTTCTTCGAGGAACTGCACAAGGCGATCGAGGAGTCCTGGCCACGACCGAAGATGCTGGTGGTGAATTTCCCGAGCAATCCGACTGCCGAGTGCGTCGACCTGCCATTCTTCGAACGTATCATCGAGATCGCACGCGCGAACAATATCTGGGTGGTGCACGATCTGGCGTACGCGGCGATCTCGTTCGATGGCTACAAGTCACCTTCGATCCTGCAGGTCAAGGGCGCCGACGAGATCGCAGTGGAGTTCTACTCGATGTCCAAGACCTACAGCATGCCGGGCTGGCGTGTGGGCTTCATGGTCGGCAACAAGACATTGGTCGCGGCACTGGCGAAGATCAAATCGTATCTCGACTATGGGATGTTCACGCCGATCCAGGTCGCCGCGATCGCCGCGCTGGAAGGTCCGCAGGACTGTGTCGCAGAGATCCGCGACATGTATCAGCGTCGCCGCGACGTGTTGTGTGACGGCTTGAATGCGATGGGGTGGGTGGTGAAACGCCCCAAGGCGACCATGTTCGTCTGGGCGCCGATTCCCGAGCCGTACCGCCAGATGGGTTCGCTGGAGTTCTCCAAAAAGCTGTTGCGCGACGCCAAAGTGGCGGTGTCGCCGGGAATCGGATTCGGGTCTTACGGCGACGATCACGTGCGGTTTGGATTGATCGAGAACGAACACCGCACGCGTCAGGCGTTGCGTGGCATCAAAGAGATGTTCCGCCGTGACGGTGTGATAAAGGTGTCCGGCTGAGTGTCGGGACCGAGAAGTATCAGAGTGGAGTAGTTAGAGTGTTGAACCCTGTCAAAGTGGGCCTGCTGGGCCTCGGCACCGTTGGCGGTGGCACGTTGAACGTGCTTGTGAGAAACGCGTCCGAGATCGCGCGCCGCGCTGGTCGGGCCATCGTGGTCGCCCAAGCGGCCGCGCGCGACTACGATCCGCAGTCACTGGAGGGTCTCGACCAAGTCGAGGTCGGCGACGATGCCTTTGCGGTGGTCAACAGTCCTGATGTGGATATCGTGGTCGAGTTGATCGGCGGTTACAGCCCGGCGCGGGAGCTGGTATTGCAGGCGATCGCCAACGGTAAGCACGTGGTCACCGCGAACAAGGCATTGATCGCGATGCACGGAAACGAGATCTTCGCCGCCGCACAGCGCAAAGGAGTCACGGTTGCGTTCGAGGCGGCAGTTGCCGGCGGGGTGCCGATCATCAAGGCCTTGCGCGAGGGACTGGCGGCGAACCATATCGAGTGGATCGCCGGCATCATCAATGGCACCGGCAATTTCATCCTCACCGAGATGAAAGACAAGGGTCGCGCGTTCGCCGATGTGCTTGCCGAAGCGCAGGCACTCGGCTATGCGGAGGCCGATCCGACGTTCGATGTCGAAGGGATCGATGCCGCGCACAAATTGACCATCCTGGCGTCGCTTGCGTTCGGCATCCCGCTACAGTTCGACCGCTGTTACACCGAGGGCATCAGCCGAATCGAGCCGCAGGATGTCGTCTATGCGGAAGAGTTCGGTTACCGAATCAAGCACCTTGGCGTGACGCGACGCACCGAGCGGGGGATCGAGCTGCGCGTGCATCCCACGCTGATCCCGGAGCGTCGCCTGATCGCCAACGTGGATGGCGTGATGAACGCGGTCCTGGTCAAAGGGGACGCGGTCGGGCCGACGCTGTATTACGGCGCCGGCGCCGGCGCCTATCCGACGGCCTCGGCAGTGGTCGCCGACATCATCGATGTCACGCGCACCCTCACGACGGACCCGGAGAACCGCGTCCCGCATCTCGCCTTCCAGCCCGGTGAGCTGTCGGATCTGCCGGTACTGCCGATGGCCGATGTGGAGACCGCGTACTATCTGCGGATGACCGCTGTGGACAAGCCGGGCGTGGTGGCCGCCGTCGCCGGCATTCTCGGCGATGCGGGCATCAGCATCGAAGCGATGCAGCAGAAGCAGCCGCCGGACGGAGAGGTCGAAGTGCCGCTGGTGATGCTTACCCATCGAGTTCGGGAACAACAGATGAACGACGCGATCAAACGGATCGAGGCGCTCGATACGATTCGCGCGGGCGTCACCCGGATTCGCGTCGAAGACCTCGACTGACGGTTTGATTCGCCACCTTTTCGTGCCCGGCCTGCTCGGCCCCATGGCGGGGCTCGAGCGCGTGGACCGACAGGCCTTTCCGCACCTCGAGTTGTTGTTGGCGCGCGCCGACCGGCTGGTCGAGCCCGTCGGCTATGCCGCGGGCCTGTTTGCGCTGTTCGGCGTCGAGTCATCGGCCGGGGGCGATCTGCCGACTGCGGCAGTCAGTTTCCTGGCCGACACCGGGGAGACGCCGGCCGGGTTCCTGCTGCACGCCGATCCGCTGCTATTGCTCGCCGACCGGGATCGTCTGCTCGCCTTCGCCCTCGACGACGATCCGCTGGACGCCGACGAGATCGCCGGGCTTGTGGAGACCTTCAACGCCCATTTCTCCGACGACGGCGTGCGTCTACATGGCAGTCGCGCGGGACGCATGTATCTGCACTGCGATAGCGCACCATCGATCACGACGCACCCATTGTCGGCGGTGCTCGGCCGCAGTCTCGACCGTTACCTGCCGGATGGCGAGGACCGGCGCTACTGGCGCGGCCTGCTCAACGAGACCCAGATGCTGTGTCATGCGCTGGCATTCAACCGCGAACGCGAGTCCCGGGGCCGGCCGACGCTCGGTGGCCTGTGGTTCAGCGGCGGCGGCCGCCTGCCGGAACGGGCGACGGGGCCGTTCGGCCGGCTGGTTGGGGATTGCGCGCTCGCACGCGGACTGGTCGCGCTGCGCCCGGGAACGGGTCGCGATGAAATGATCGTCGAGCACGCACCGGGCAGGGCGGTGATACACGCCGACCCCGGCCGCTGGCTGCAGGCGCTTGCCGAACTCGAGGTTCGGATCGCGGGCCTGATGCGGGATGGTGGGGAGTTGCATGTCCACCCCGGCAACGGGGCCGTCTACCTTTGGCACGCGCGCTCGGCACGGCGCTGGTGGCGCAGGAGGCGGCCGTTGTTCGCGAGTCTGGACGCACATCCCGATGCGTCGCACGGTCCCCGCGACGACAAAGGGCTATAATGCGCCCCTTTGTTGAACACGCAGTAAGCACCATGGACTTCATCGAAACCCGCGGCAACGATGGCATTCGTCCGTTGTCGGTGAGCTTCTCGCACGCGATTCTCAGCCCGATGTGCTCCTTCGGTGGTATCTACGTGCCGGAGAGCCTGCCGGCACTGGGCGAGCCCTTTCTGCGTGCCCACCTGGGCAGCGACTACAAGACGCTGGCGCGCGCGGTGCTCGATGCCTTCGAACTGGACATCGACCCGGCGGTGATCGACCGCGCTCTCGCGCTATACGATGGCTTCGACGACCCGGCGCATCCAGTGCCCGTGACGAAGGTGCGCGAACAGCTGTTCGTCGCCGAGCTGTACCACGGGCCCACGCGGGCATTCAAGGACATGGCCCTGCAGCCCTTCGGCGTGCTGTTGTCCAGCCTGGCTCAGGCCCGGGGCGAGCAATACCTGATCCTTGCGGCGACCAGTGGTGATACCGGGCCTGCGACCCTCGAGACGTTCAAGGACAGGGCCAACGTCAAGGTCGCGTGTCTGTACCCCGATGGCGGGACCTCCGACGTGCAGCGCCTGCAGATGGTGACCGAGGATGCCGCGAACCTGAAGGTGATCGGTATCCACGGCGATTTCGATGACGCACAGTCAGCGCTGAAGACCCTGTTGTCGTCGGATGCCTTCCGGGCCCGGCTGCGCGAGCGCCACACCCACCTGTCCGCGGCCAACTCGGTCAACTTCGGTCGCATCATCTTTCAGCAGATCTATCACATCCACAGTTACCTCGAGCTGGTGCGTCAGGACGCGATCGCGCTCGGCGACCGGGTGTATCTCAACGTCCCCAGTGGCAACTTCGGCAACGCGCTCGGCGGCTATTACGCGATGAAGATGGGGCTTCCGGTGGAGAAGATCCTGATCTCCTCGAACAGCAACAACGTGTTGACCGAACTGATTCGCACCGGGCGCTACGATCTGCGCGACCGCAAGGTGGTCGCAACCAGCTCGCCAGCCATGGACATTCTGAAGTCGTCGAACGTCGAGCGCGTGCTCTATGACCTGTTCGGCGCACAGCGCACACGCGAGTTGATGACCGAGTTGGACGAGAACCGCGTCTACCGTTTGACGGACGATGAATTGGCCTCGCTGCAGGCGGTGTTCGCCGCCGACTATGCCGACGATGCCGAGGTCGATGGCTACATACGCGACACCTTCCGCAACGACGGCTACCTGATGGATCCGCATACCGCGACCTGTTTCAAGGCGCATGACAGTTGCCGCGAAAAGCCGTTGCCGGGCATCGTGTATTCCACGGCGGAATGGACCAAGTTCTCACCGACCATCGCTCATGCCCTGACGGGCGAGGTCGACAGTCACGATATCGATGCCCTGAAATCGATTTCCGCCACCGCGAACACGCCCATCCCGCCCATGATAGAGGCCTTGTTCGACAGACCGGTGGTGCAGGACACGGTGATCGACAAGCGGGACATAGAGGAGCAGGTGCTCGCGTTCATCTGATGAAGGCGGGCAAAGAAAAACGGGGTCCGGCCCCGCTTTTCCGCGTCTCGCGCTATCGGCCCTTCACGTTCAGACCTTGTAGTACTCGCGGTACCAGGCGACGAATTTTGCCACGCCGTCTTCGACCGAAGTGGCCGGTTTGTAGCCGAGGTCCGCGACCAGGTCCTCGACGTTGGCATAGGTATCGGGCACGTCGCCCGGCTGCAGCGGCAACAGATCCTTCTCGGCTGTCTTGTCGAGGCATTTCTCCAGCGTTTCGATGTAGTGCATCAGCTCGACAGGGCTGTTGTTGCCGATGTTGTACAGGCGATACGGCGCCCGGCTGGTGGCCGAATCGGGCTCGTCGCCATCCCAGTCCGGGTTGGGTTTCGCCGGTTGGTCCAGCACGCGGATGACCCCCTCCACGATGTCGTCGATGTAGGTGAAATCACGACGGTGCTTGCCGTAGTTGAAGACCGGAATGGGCTCACCGGCGAGGATGGCCTTGGTGAACTTGAACAACGCCATATCGGGGCGTCCCCAGGGGCCGTATACGGTAAAGAAACGCAGGCCGGTGGTGGGTACGTTGTACAGATGACTGTAGGTATGCGCCATCAGTTCGTTGGCTTTCTTGGTGGCCGCGTACAGGCTGACCGGGTGGTCGACGTTGTCGTGCACCGAAAACGGCATGTTGGTATTGGAACCGTATACGGAGCTCGAAGAGGCATAGACCAGGTGCTCGACGGCATGGTTGCGGCAGCCCTGCAGGATATTGCCGAAACCCACGACATTGCTGTCGATATACGCCTCGGGGTTCTCTATCGAATAGCGCACGCCGGCCTGTGCCGCCAGGTTCACCACCCGCTGTGGCTGGTACTTGGCGAATGCCTCCGCCATCGCCTGTCGATCTTCGATGCGTTCCCTGACCTCGGTATAGCCGTCGTAGGCCAGTGTGCGCGCCAGGCGGGCTTCCTTGAGCGAGACGTCGTAATAGGGATCGAGACAGTCGACGCCGATCACCTCGTCGCCCCTTTCCAGAAGTCGCAGGGAAAGCGCCGAGCCGATGAAGCCCGCACTGCCGGTAATCAATACACGCATGCTTTCGAATCCAGATGACTGTAGTTAGAGGCGACCGTCGGTCTCGGACCTTGGGAACAGATATTTGACATCGAACAGAACGGCATCGGGGGCACCGAACTCGCGGATCTTTCGGCTGCCGAGCTCGGTGAACTGGTGATGTCCGACAGCGATGACGATGGCCTGATACGAACCCGTCTCGGGCTGTGCAATCGGCGTAATGCCGTACTCGTGTTCGGCCTCTTCGGCGCTCACCCAGGGGTCCCAGACATCCACCTGCATCCCGTAACTCTTCAGCTCGTCGATGATATCGGTGACGCGGGTGTTGCGCAGATCAGGGCAGTTCTCTTTGAACGTGAGGCCCATGATCAGTGCGCGCTGACCGTTCACCGCCAGCCCACGTTTCAACAGCAATTTGACCAGGCTGCTGGCCACGTGTGAGCCCATACCGTCGTTGATGCGCCGACCCGCGAGGATCATCGCGGGATGATAGCCGATCGCCTGTGCCTTGTGCGTCAGGTAGTAGGGGTCCACACCGATACAGTGCCCACCTACCAGACCGGGGCGGAATGGGAGGAAGTTCCACTTGGTGCCGGCTGCCTTGAGCACCTCTTCGGTGTCGATGCCCATCTTGTCGAAGATCAGCGCCAGCTCGTTCACCAATGCGATGTTCACGTCGCGCTGGGTGTTCTCGATCACCTTCGCGGCCTCGGCGACCCGGATACTGCTGGCCTTGTGGGTGCCGGCAACGATGATGCTGGCATACAGCGCATCGACGAAGTCGGCGATTTCCGGTGTGGAGCCTGAGGTGACCTTCTTGATCGAAGTGACGCGGTGCTCCTTGTCGCCCGGGTTGATGCGCTCCGGGCTGTAGCCGGCAAAGAAGTCCTGGTTGAACTTCAGGCCCGAGACCTGTTCGATGACCGGAATGCAGTCCTCCTCGGTGGCACCGGGGTAGACCGTGGATTCATAGACCACGACATCCCCTTTGCCGATGACCTGGCCGACCGCGCGGCTCGCGGCGATCAGCGGGCGCAGATCGGGGGTCTTGTACTCGTCGATCGGCGTTGGGACAGTGACGATGTAGATGTTGCAGTGGCGGATATCGTCCAGTTCAGCGGTGAACTTCATCGCGACCGCTTTCAGTTCTTCGGGTTCCACCTCTAAAGAACTGTCTCTGCCTTGCCGCAATTCAGCAATACGCGGGACACTAATATCGTAACCGGTGACCGGGAACTTCCTGGCGAACTCGACGGCCAGCGGAAGTCCGACGTAACCGAGCCCGATCACGGCGATGTTGGCGTGTTGAATGTCCATGGTGGCGAACGGCTTTCCTGAATCGTGCTGGCGGGCATGTCGCTCCGCGGCGCGAATGATACCTCAGCCTTGCTGGCAGAGGCGAGGTCGTCGGCTGTATATAGTGAGCAGGACGTGAATTTTTCGATTCCTTGGTTGATCAGCCGGGTGTGGTTTGTCAGGCTCGGCACGCTTACTGGCAGCGAGGTCAGGTACCCCGAATGATGATCCGGCTTTTTGGTCACTATGTGTCCAAGCTCTACCTGCTGCTCGGCGGGGTCGAGTTCCTGGTCATGTTCTACTCGTTGCTGGCCGGGTTCTACATGCGGTTGCCGCCGGAAGAAATGAATCTGGCGGCGATGCCGGAGACGCTGTCCTACACCGCGCTCGCCTATGCGTCGGCGATGACCATCGCGATGGTTTCCGTCGGCCTCTACCAGCGTGGGTTGCCATTCAGCGC
Proteins encoded:
- a CDS encoding Mth938-like domain-containing protein, whose amino-acid sequence is MKMALDNAGNVNMVSSYEPGRVRIREHSYSTSLIILRDRLITDWEPDRIETLRSSHFEAIVSYRPEVLILGTGEAQAFPDPALLTSLIDSGIGVEAMANAAACRTFNVLLAEDRRAALALMFASEAD
- the alaC gene encoding alanine transaminase; translation: MEDFPRIKRLPPYVFAIVNELKAAARARGEDIIDFGMGNPDQPTPKHIVDKLVEAAQRGDTHRYSVSRGIPRLRRAICRWYKDQYDVDLDPDSQAIVTIGSKEGLAHLALACMGPGDSVLVPNPAYPIHPYGFIIAGADVRHVPMTPEHDFFEELHKAIEESWPRPKMLVVNFPSNPTAECVDLPFFERIIEIARANNIWVVHDLAYAAISFDGYKSPSILQVKGADEIAVEFYSMSKTYSMPGWRVGFMVGNKTLVAALAKIKSYLDYGMFTPIQVAAIAALEGPQDCVAEIRDMYQRRRDVLCDGLNAMGWVVKRPKATMFVWAPIPEPYRQMGSLEFSKKLLRDAKVAVSPGIGFGSYGDDHVRFGLIENEHRTRQALRGIKEMFRRDGVIKVSG
- a CDS encoding homoserine dehydrogenase, with the translated sequence MNPVKVGLLGLGTVGGGTLNVLVRNASEIARRAGRAIVVAQAAARDYDPQSLEGLDQVEVGDDAFAVVNSPDVDIVVELIGGYSPARELVLQAIANGKHVVTANKALIAMHGNEIFAAAQRKGVTVAFEAAVAGGVPIIKALREGLAANHIEWIAGIINGTGNFILTEMKDKGRAFADVLAEAQALGYAEADPTFDVEGIDAAHKLTILASLAFGIPLQFDRCYTEGISRIEPQDVVYAEEFGYRIKHLGVTRRTERGIELRVHPTLIPERRLIANVDGVMNAVLVKGDAVGPTLYYGAGAGAYPTASAVVADIIDVTRTLTTDPENRVPHLAFQPGELSDLPVLPMADVETAYYLRMTAVDKPGVVAAVAGILGDAGISIEAMQQKQPPDGEVEVPLVMLTHRVREQQMNDAIKRIEALDTIRAGVTRIRVEDLD
- a CDS encoding threonine synthase; the encoded protein is MDFIETRGNDGIRPLSVSFSHAILSPMCSFGGIYVPESLPALGEPFLRAHLGSDYKTLARAVLDAFELDIDPAVIDRALALYDGFDDPAHPVPVTKVREQLFVAELYHGPTRAFKDMALQPFGVLLSSLAQARGEQYLILAATSGDTGPATLETFKDRANVKVACLYPDGGTSDVQRLQMVTEDAANLKVIGIHGDFDDAQSALKTLLSSDAFRARLRERHTHLSAANSVNFGRIIFQQIYHIHSYLELVRQDAIALGDRVYLNVPSGNFGNALGGYYAMKMGLPVEKILISSNSNNVLTELIRTGRYDLRDRKVVATSSPAMDILKSSNVERVLYDLFGAQRTRELMTELDENRVYRLTDDELASLQAVFAADYADDAEVDGYIRDTFRNDGYLMDPHTATCFKAHDSCREKPLPGIVYSTAEWTKFSPTIAHALTGEVDSHDIDALKSISATANTPIPPMIEALFDRPVVQDTVIDKRDIEEQVLAFI
- a CDS encoding NAD-dependent epimerase produces the protein MRVLITGSAGFIGSALSLRLLERGDEVIGVDCLDPYYDVSLKEARLARTLAYDGYTEVRERIEDRQAMAEAFAKYQPQRVVNLAAQAGVRYSIENPEAYIDSNVVGFGNILQGCRNHAVEHLVYASSSSVYGSNTNMPFSVHDNVDHPVSLYAATKKANELMAHTYSHLYNVPTTGLRFFTVYGPWGRPDMALFKFTKAILAGEPIPVFNYGKHRRDFTYIDDIVEGVIRVLDQPAKPNPDWDGDEPDSATSRAPYRLYNIGNNSPVELMHYIETLEKCLDKTAEKDLLPLQPGDVPDTYANVEDLVADLGYKPATSVEDGVAKFVAWYREYYKV
- the tviB gene encoding Vi polysaccharide biosynthesis UDP-N-acetylglucosamine C-6 dehydrogenase TviB, coding for MDIQHANIAVIGLGYVGLPLAVEFARKFPVTGYDISVPRIAELRQGRDSSLEVEPEELKAVAMKFTAELDDIRHCNIYIVTVPTPIDEYKTPDLRPLIAASRAVGQVIGKGDVVVYESTVYPGATEEDCIPVIEQVSGLKFNQDFFAGYSPERINPGDKEHRVTSIKKVTSGSTPEIADFVDALYASIIVAGTHKASSIRVAEAAKVIENTQRDVNIALVNELALIFDKMGIDTEEVLKAAGTKWNFLPFRPGLVGGHCIGVDPYYLTHKAQAIGYHPAMILAGRRINDGMGSHVASSLVKLLLKRGLAVNGQRALIMGLTFKENCPDLRNTRVTDIIDELKSYGMQVDVWDPWVSAEEAEHEYGITPIAQPETGSYQAIVIAVGHHQFTELGSRKIREFGAPDAVLFDVKYLFPRSETDGRL